The Geminocystis sp. NIES-3708 genomic sequence AGAAGCCAAAAATACATCAGCTAAAGCAGAAATAATCGCCGATAATAAAAGAATTTTCTTTCTACCCCATTGAGGAGAATCACTCCAACTTCCTCCTAAAAAACGCCCTAAAATTCCTGATACTGATGCACTACCAAGAGCGATTCCTACCATTGTGGGGGAAAAACCTAGCTGATTGACAAAGAAAATTGGGGCATAAAATAAGGTAAAACCTGTACCAAATTGTAATAATAATCTGCCTCCTGCTAATATCCAAATCTGAGAATTAAGATTATTTATCACAATTAATAATTTCTCCGGAAAAAATACAGTTATTCTTCTACCTTTGACAACTAAAATTCATTAGTGATAATTTGCTCTAATGCTGGTTTAAGGTTGGGGTAACGAAAATTATAATTCATCAATTCTGTTGTCTTTTGGGGTAACACTTTTTGTCCTTCTAAAACTACTTTAGCACCATCACCTAACAGTAATTCTAAGGCAAAACTGGGTACAGGTAGCCATGATGGACGTTTTAAACTATCTCCTAAAGTTTCACATAATTGATTCATGGTGACGGGATGAGGTGCAGTGGCGTTAAAAGTACCATTAATGTTACTGTCTTTCAAGGCTTGAATGATCATCTCCACTACATCTTCTCGATGAATCCATGAAAACCACTGTTTACCATCACCAATAGGACCTCCCGCAAAGATCTTAAAAGGTGGTATCATTTTAGCTAAAGCCCCTCCATTTCCTAAAACGATACCAAAACGAAAAATTACTAATCTTACCCCTGCTTCCTTTACTTTTTCGGCTTCAGCTTCCCACCCTTGGCATACTTTTGCTAAAAAATCTTTTCCTACAGGACTATTTTCTGTATAAGTTTCTGTTTCACTTGTACCATAAAATCCAATAGCCGAAGCATTGATTAATACTTGGGGTTTTTGATTAGATTTTGCGATCGCATCTACAATCATTTTTGTGCCTAACAGCCTACTATCAAGGATTTCCTGCTTATAAGTATCACTCCATCTTTCGGCAATAGGAGCACCAGCGAGATTAATAACAGCATCACAACCATCTATTTTGCTTTGCCAACTTCCTAATTCTTTGGGAGTATAAAAAATAAACTCTAAATTAGGATAAATGGCAGGGAAAAAAACTGATTTAGCCTTATCAATATTACGAGTTAAGATAATAATCTGATTATCTTGGGCTAGTTTTTCTACTAATTTTGTACCAACAAAACCTGTCGCACCAGTAATAGCTATTTTCATTAATTTTTTTACTTTATAATTATAGTCAATAATAAATGATCATTCTACCAATAATCAAATTTTGAAATAGTAAAGATTTATTTTCAATTATTTATTTCAATAATTTTACCTTGAGAATTACGAGGAATTTGAGAAACTTTTTGCCAAATTTTAGGAATTTTATATTTAGCAATTTGAGATACAAGTTTTACTTTTATATCTTCGTTTTTTATACTATTATTAATGGGAACATAAAAAGCGGTAATAACTTCACCCCAATAATCATCTTTTTTACCAATAATATGAACATCTTTTACCAATTTAGTTGCTAAAATTACACTCTCAATTTCTAAAGGAAAAACATTCTCTCCCCCTGTAATTATTTTTTGACTATTTCGCCCTAAAATCCATAAATTTCCCTCTTGATCTATATAACCAATATCATCAGTAGTCCAAATATCTATATTTTGAAAATAAGGATAATAACCTTTAAATAATGAGGTTGATTTTATTTTAATAATATCACTTTTGTTATCATTAATTATAACTTGAGCATGGGGTAAAATTTGACCAGTATTATAATTATTTTCTCGATTTTCCTTTGGTTTTAAAATACTAATACCAGAGGCTGTTTCTGTCATTCCATAAGTTAAAGCTAAAGGAATATTATATTTATTAGCTAATAATATTTGATGAGGATAAACAGATGCACCACCTACTAAAACAGTTTTAAATTGACTTAAATATTGAGGGTTATTATCAAGGAAAAACTGTAATTGAGTCGGCACTAAAGAAATAAAATAATCTTGATAATCTTCTATAATATCTAAATTATTTTTTAAGTTTTGAAAACTATTAATAACTAACTTTCCTTGACTAATAAAACTTCGTATCACCTGCATTAAACCACTAACATGATAAAGAGG encodes the following:
- a CDS encoding TIGR01777 family oxidoreductase, whose product is MKIAITGATGFVGTKLVEKLAQDNQIIILTRNIDKAKSVFFPAIYPNLEFIFYTPKELGSWQSKIDGCDAVINLAGAPIAERWSDTYKQEILDSRLLGTKMIVDAIAKSNQKPQVLINASAIGFYGTSETETYTENSPVGKDFLAKVCQGWEAEAEKVKEAGVRLVIFRFGIVLGNGGALAKMIPPFKIFAGGPIGDGKQWFSWIHREDVVEMIIQALKDSNINGTFNATAPHPVTMNQLCETLGDSLKRPSWLPVPSFALELLLGDGAKVVLEGQKVLPQKTTELMNYNFRYPNLKPALEQIITNEF
- a CDS encoding AMP-binding protein; this encodes MLKKSNILPQLKLLNNNWKFNNKFENLEPLIINYLTEINFAKITIKKPIIFIAETEHSKFISAFFASIITNSCVFLINSHWQSNEWEQINNIVKPDIIFGNINYNFSSFKQKSPSFTGIMIPTGGTSGKIKFAIHTWATLTASAIGFYQYFENLPINSYCCLPLYHVSGLMQVIRSFISQGKLVINSFQNLKNNLDIIEDYQDYFISLVPTQLQFFLDNNPQYLSQFKTVLVGGASVYPHQILLANKYNIPLALTYGMTETASGISILKPKENRENNYNTGQILPHAQVIINDNKSDIIKIKSTSLFKGYYPYFQNIDIWTTDDIGYIDQEGNLWILGRNSQKIITGGENVFPLEIESVILATKLVKDVHIIGKKDDYWGEVITAFYVPINNSIKNEDIKVKLVSQIAKYKIPKIWQKVSQIPRNSQGKIIEINN